In Candidatus Roseilinea sp., one DNA window encodes the following:
- a CDS encoding membrane protein, giving the protein MRRTSIERKRLFRDFRRLVISFGWFFVAEVVILALLALIMPRLSFAPLSAGLVVRGLIAAFVIAAANFAILPVLLWLRAPLIVFTVGATTLIVNVLLLVLTADLLLDADLDLAPADMLPSALFLSLANAFANGLIALDDDYTYLRFVIQTVRGADGYVDRPKVPGRRGMVLLEIDGLSYERMRTAVERGWMPAVRDLLKAGHCLMRFDCGLPSQTSSSQAGIMYGDNEDIPAFRWYDKRRSRMRVSNNPDDAHFINVRHSNGRGLLRQGASINNLINGDAARSLLTLSTIARNSKLQTERALDVLASFWFNPYTFGRTLTLCAVDLCIEVYQALRQRVRNIRPRLDHRFPSPYTGLRVITNVLLRDLAVYAAMQEIIRGAPVIYMSFIGYDEVAHHAGPDTPDAMNTLKGFDRHIRHVQQTIRYFAPFDYDLVILSDHGQSSGATFRQRYGKTLRKLIDDLTRAEVHVGEEKPSEAGHSFVQALVAELNAASQQLKSQEGRRIRRAAMRATARTLEGVEKRRQQPAIQGGEDIVVCASGNLAHIYFNSIGAHRVALRAIEAEHPGLVDALVQHEGIGFVIVANDDGHVLVLGKRGARDLSIGAVTGEDPLAPFADGDLDRRAEQLLRLAQFESSGDLIVNSALYPDGSVAAFEELIGSHGGLGGQQTHAFILHPCIERTDGNHINNSVDVYTLLEAWKRRSAAN; this is encoded by the coding sequence ATGCGCAGAACGTCCATCGAGCGAAAGCGCCTGTTCCGAGACTTCCGAAGGTTGGTGATCAGCTTTGGATGGTTCTTCGTCGCCGAGGTCGTCATCCTCGCCCTGCTCGCGCTCATCATGCCGCGCCTCTCGTTCGCACCACTCTCCGCTGGGCTGGTCGTGCGTGGCCTGATCGCGGCTTTCGTCATCGCGGCGGCTAACTTCGCTATCTTGCCGGTGTTGCTGTGGTTGCGCGCGCCGCTGATCGTCTTCACCGTCGGGGCGACCACGCTGATCGTCAATGTGCTGTTGCTCGTGTTGACGGCCGATCTCTTGCTGGACGCGGACTTAGACCTGGCGCCGGCCGACATGCTGCCGAGCGCGCTCTTTCTCTCCCTGGCCAATGCCTTCGCCAATGGCCTGATCGCTCTGGACGACGACTACACCTATCTGCGGTTCGTCATTCAGACGGTGCGCGGCGCCGACGGGTATGTTGACCGGCCGAAAGTCCCGGGCCGGCGTGGCATGGTGCTGTTGGAGATTGACGGCCTCTCGTATGAGCGCATGCGAACGGCGGTCGAACGCGGATGGATGCCGGCGGTGCGTGATTTGCTCAAGGCCGGTCACTGCCTCATGCGGTTCGACTGCGGCTTGCCCTCACAAACCTCATCGTCGCAAGCTGGCATCATGTACGGCGACAACGAGGACATCCCGGCCTTCCGCTGGTACGACAAGCGCCGGAGCAGGATGCGGGTTTCGAACAACCCGGACGATGCCCACTTCATCAACGTGCGCCATAGCAACGGGCGCGGGCTGTTGCGTCAGGGCGCTTCCATCAACAATTTGATCAACGGCGACGCGGCGCGCTCGTTGCTCACCCTCAGCACCATCGCGCGCAACAGCAAGCTGCAGACCGAACGCGCGCTGGATGTCCTGGCGTCGTTCTGGTTCAATCCCTACACCTTCGGCCGCACGCTTACGCTGTGCGCTGTGGACTTGTGCATCGAGGTGTATCAGGCGTTGCGCCAGCGCGTGCGCAACATCCGGCCGCGGCTCGACCATCGCTTCCCCAGCCCCTACACCGGCCTGCGCGTGATTACCAATGTGCTGCTGCGCGATCTGGCCGTCTACGCTGCCATGCAGGAGATCATCCGTGGCGCGCCGGTGATCTACATGTCGTTCATCGGCTATGACGAAGTCGCACATCACGCCGGCCCCGACACGCCGGACGCCATGAACACGCTCAAGGGGTTCGACCGGCATATCCGGCATGTGCAACAGACCATTCGCTACTTCGCACCGTTCGACTATGACCTGGTCATCCTGTCCGATCACGGTCAATCCTCGGGGGCAACCTTCCGGCAGCGCTACGGCAAAACGCTCCGCAAGTTGATTGACGACCTGACGCGCGCCGAGGTGCACGTGGGCGAAGAGAAGCCTAGCGAGGCCGGCCATTCCTTCGTGCAGGCGCTGGTCGCCGAGCTGAACGCTGCCAGCCAGCAACTTAAGTCGCAGGAAGGCCGCCGCATTCGCCGGGCGGCTATGCGTGCGACGGCGCGCACGCTTGAAGGCGTGGAGAAGCGCCGCCAGCAGCCGGCCATCCAGGGCGGAGAGGATATCGTCGTTTGCGCCTCGGGCAACCTCGCCCACATCTACTTCAACTCGATCGGCGCGCATCGCGTCGCGCTTCGAGCCATCGAAGCCGAGCATCCCGGCTTGGTGGACGCCCTGGTCCAGCATGAGGGCATCGGATTCGTGATCGTGGCGAACGACGACGGGCATGTGTTGGTGTTGGGCAAGCGCGGCGCGCGCGACCTGAGTATCGGCGCGGTGACCGGCGAGGACCCGCTGGCGCCGTTCGCCGACGGCGACCTGGACCGTCGTGCCGAGCAATTGCTGCGGCTGGCGCAGTTTGAAAGTTCGGGCGACTTGATCGTCAACAGCGCACTCTATCCCGATGGCAGTGTGGCCGCCTTCGAGGAGCTGATCGGCTCACACGGCGGGCTGGGCGGCCAGCAGACGCATGCTTTCATCTTGCATCCGTGCATCGAGCGCACCGACGGCAATCACATCAACAACTCGGTTGATGTCTATACGCTGTTGGAGGCATGGAAGCGCCGGAGCGCTGCAAATTGA
- a CDS encoding FAD-dependent oxidoreductase — protein MPFLSAIALSGRIGLPAPIKELAARPWDVIVVGAGHNGLTCAAYLARAGKRVLVLEARERVGGACTMDEPWPGVHMSPCAYLAGLLHPLVIEELNFAKYGYDWVPALNGLFVPFEDGSSVQLYDDAERCEAEIRRLAPNDVAGWRAMHDVMTRARDLIRPDGPNDLWLNPPPSREQLEARIGGDEEVRGLLFEWSMVEYVERYLRDERLQIAYLGQGVIGTNASPFDRGTASIYFHHSCGRLGGYPGTWGYVKGGMGIVSFILCDAAQEAGAVVATGTPVARIHPGEGVALEGGEVIRAPIVVSNADPQATLRLLGDDAEPCWREQVQHIPIQGCTVKLNFLLRELPDFKARPGQSQPHHFAQINTPLTKAEWQAGFAAARRGELPPWLWTEQYFQTVHDTSVIAPDSPYRGCHTMSVFAQYVPYAFADGHSWDERREAVKQLGIASIARFVSNFPDAVIDVEVLGPPDIEARTGLTGGHIFQGECLPDFMWDKRLSYQTPMAGVYLCGAGTYPGGSVIAINGRNAARAILGVG, from the coding sequence ATGCCATTTCTCTCCGCTATTGCCTTATCCGGTCGAATCGGCTTGCCCGCGCCGATCAAAGAACTGGCGGCACGCCCATGGGATGTCATCGTCGTTGGCGCGGGGCACAACGGCCTGACATGCGCTGCATATCTCGCCCGCGCCGGCAAGCGTGTGCTGGTGCTGGAAGCGCGCGAGCGCGTCGGCGGCGCGTGCACGATGGATGAGCCGTGGCCTGGCGTGCACATGTCGCCGTGCGCCTATCTGGCCGGCCTGCTTCACCCGCTGGTGATCGAGGAGCTGAACTTCGCGAAGTATGGCTACGACTGGGTGCCGGCGCTCAACGGCTTGTTCGTGCCGTTCGAGGATGGCAGCAGCGTGCAACTCTACGACGACGCGGAGCGTTGCGAGGCCGAGATCCGCCGACTAGCGCCGAACGACGTGGCCGGTTGGCGCGCCATGCACGACGTGATGACGCGCGCACGCGACCTGATCCGGCCTGACGGCCCGAACGACCTCTGGCTCAACCCGCCTCCTTCACGTGAGCAACTCGAGGCACGCATCGGCGGCGACGAAGAAGTGCGCGGACTGCTCTTCGAATGGAGCATGGTCGAGTATGTCGAGCGCTACCTACGCGACGAGCGCCTGCAGATCGCCTACCTGGGCCAGGGGGTGATCGGCACGAATGCCAGCCCGTTCGACCGTGGCACGGCCTCGATTTACTTCCACCATAGCTGCGGTCGGCTGGGCGGCTATCCGGGCACGTGGGGCTACGTGAAGGGCGGGATGGGCATCGTGTCGTTCATCCTCTGCGATGCGGCGCAGGAAGCCGGCGCCGTCGTCGCCACCGGCACGCCGGTGGCGCGCATCCACCCGGGCGAGGGGGTGGCGCTGGAAGGCGGCGAGGTAATTCGCGCGCCCATCGTGGTGAGCAACGCCGATCCGCAGGCGACGTTGCGTCTCCTCGGCGACGATGCCGAGCCGTGCTGGCGCGAGCAGGTTCAGCACATCCCGATTCAAGGTTGCACGGTCAAGCTCAACTTCCTGCTGCGCGAACTACCCGACTTCAAGGCCCGGCCGGGCCAAAGTCAGCCGCATCACTTCGCCCAGATCAACACGCCGCTGACCAAGGCCGAATGGCAGGCCGGCTTCGCGGCGGCGCGCCGGGGTGAATTGCCGCCGTGGTTGTGGACGGAGCAGTACTTCCAGACCGTCCATGACACGAGCGTGATTGCGCCGGATTCGCCGTATCGCGGCTGTCATACCATGAGCGTATTCGCGCAATACGTGCCCTACGCCTTTGCCGACGGCCACAGTTGGGACGAGCGCCGCGAAGCGGTGAAGCAACTCGGCATCGCGTCCATCGCGCGCTTCGTCTCGAACTTTCCAGACGCGGTGATAGACGTCGAAGTGCTCGGCCCGCCGGACATCGAAGCACGCACCGGCCTGACCGGCGGACACATCTTCCAGGGCGAATGCCTGCCCGACTTTATGTGGGACAAGCGCCTGAGCTACCAAACGCCGATGGCCGGTGTGTATCTATGCGGCGCAGGCACCTATCCCGGCGGCAGCGTGATCGCCATCAACGGGCGCAACGCGGCGAGGGCTATCCTCGGTGTCGGATAG
- a CDS encoding dehydrogenase, with amino-acid sequence MTTHLQVGVIGTGFIGPAHVEALRRLGIRVKGIAGSSTERAAPKAEALNIETVYDSAEALIADPEIAVVHITSPNHLHYPQAKAALLAGKHVVCEKPLAMNTRESAELVALASARRRVNAVNFNIRFYPLAHQAKAMVQHGDLGEVRIVQGSYLQDWLLLPTDWNWRLEPELGGDMRAVADIGSHWLDLMTFVTGLRVEAVCADFATFIPVRKKPTKPMDTFTGKLQTATDTVDQPIHTEDYATILLRYEGGARGALTVSQVSAGRKNRLFFEINGAKASLAWDSERPNELWIGHRERPNEVLMKDPSLLDPLARQFASYPGGHNEGFPDTFKQLYVAVYRYLQAGNFDAVPDFPTFEDGHYELALGEAILQSARERRWVEVED; translated from the coding sequence ATGACAACGCATCTACAAGTGGGTGTGATCGGCACCGGCTTCATCGGCCCGGCGCACGTCGAGGCGCTGCGGCGGCTGGGCATCCGCGTGAAGGGCATCGCCGGCAGCAGCACCGAACGGGCTGCGCCCAAGGCCGAGGCGCTGAACATCGAGACGGTATACGACTCGGCGGAGGCGCTGATCGCCGACCCGGAGATCGCCGTCGTGCACATCACCTCGCCGAACCACCTGCACTATCCGCAAGCGAAGGCGGCGCTGCTGGCCGGCAAACACGTGGTATGCGAGAAGCCGCTGGCCATGAACACGCGCGAATCGGCAGAGCTGGTCGCGCTGGCCAGCGCGCGCCGACGGGTCAACGCGGTCAACTTCAACATCCGCTTCTACCCGCTCGCACATCAGGCCAAGGCCATGGTGCAGCACGGCGACCTAGGAGAGGTGCGCATCGTGCAAGGGTCGTATCTGCAAGACTGGCTGCTGTTGCCGACGGACTGGAACTGGCGGCTGGAGCCGGAGCTGGGCGGCGACATGCGCGCAGTGGCCGACATCGGCTCGCACTGGCTGGATCTGATGACCTTCGTGACCGGCCTGCGCGTCGAGGCGGTGTGCGCGGACTTCGCCACGTTCATCCCCGTCCGCAAGAAGCCCACCAAACCCATGGACACTTTCACGGGGAAGTTGCAAACCGCTACGGACACCGTGGATCAGCCCATCCACACCGAGGACTACGCCACGATCCTGTTGCGCTACGAGGGCGGCGCGCGCGGCGCGTTGACCGTCTCGCAGGTGAGCGCCGGCCGCAAGAACCGGTTGTTCTTCGAGATCAACGGCGCGAAGGCGTCGCTGGCGTGGGACAGCGAGCGGCCGAACGAGTTGTGGATCGGCCATCGCGAGCGACCGAACGAAGTGCTGATGAAAGATCCGTCGCTGCTCGACCCGCTGGCGCGCCAGTTCGCTTCATACCCTGGTGGTCACAACGAGGGCTTCCCCGACACGTTCAAGCAGCTCTACGTTGCGGTGTATCGCTACCTGCAAGCCGGCAATTTCGACGCCGTGCCGGACTTCCCGACGTTCGAAGACGGACATTACGAACTCGCGCTCGGCGAGGCGATCTTGCAAAGCGCGAGAGAGCGTCGCTGGGTCGAAGTGGAGGATTAG
- a CDS encoding oxidoreductase translates to MDIAIIGAGATGLAAAHDLLKAGCRVTIFEANDKPGGLAAGFKMPNWDWSLEKFYHHWFESDADVLRLADEIGMRDHVIFKRPVTVSYWNGRFYPLDSPAAALKFPGLSFAAKIPFGLATIYLKYLTSNWRALERYTAHEWASRWMGRQAYEVIWQPLLEGKFGDLYQQVNMAWLWARIKARSPRLGTFTGGFQAFFDALAARVQGLGGVIHYSTRVEELRIENAELRKWIVRTQSPISNLHSNLHAFDAVLSTTSPRLMAKLAPQLPPDYLGALNALQSLGAVVVIFALDRQLDRQGYYWHNLPKSAGFPYLAMCEHTNFVAAKHFGGQHLIYCGDYLPTSHPYFSMTEDELRHTFLPSLARFNPQFDPSWIQDAWVFREPYAQPVPFVNHSRHIPPVKTPLPGLLFASMSQVYPWDRGTNYAIKLGRETAAAILSTVSDG, encoded by the coding sequence ATGGACATCGCCATCATCGGCGCGGGGGCGACCGGCCTGGCCGCTGCGCACGACCTATTGAAGGCCGGATGCCGCGTCACGATCTTCGAAGCCAACGACAAGCCCGGCGGCCTGGCAGCCGGCTTCAAGATGCCGAACTGGGATTGGTCGCTGGAGAAGTTCTATCACCACTGGTTCGAGTCTGACGCCGACGTGCTCAGGCTGGCTGACGAGATCGGCATGCGCGACCATGTGATCTTCAAGCGGCCGGTCACGGTTTCCTACTGGAACGGCCGTTTCTATCCGCTCGACTCGCCGGCGGCTGCGCTGAAGTTCCCCGGCCTATCGTTCGCCGCAAAGATCCCCTTCGGACTGGCCACGATCTATTTGAAGTATCTCACCTCAAACTGGCGCGCCCTGGAGCGCTACACCGCGCATGAATGGGCGTCGCGGTGGATGGGCCGGCAAGCCTACGAAGTCATCTGGCAGCCGCTGCTGGAGGGCAAGTTCGGCGACCTATATCAACAAGTGAACATGGCCTGGCTGTGGGCGCGCATCAAGGCGCGCAGCCCTCGGCTCGGCACCTTCACCGGCGGCTTCCAAGCCTTCTTCGACGCATTGGCCGCGCGCGTGCAGGGCCTCGGCGGCGTCATTCACTACTCCACGCGTGTTGAAGAATTGAGAATTGAAAATGCAGAATTGAGAAAGTGGATCGTGCGCACCCAATCCCCAATCTCCAATCTCCACTCCAATCTCCACGCATTCGATGCTGTATTGAGCACGACGTCGCCGCGCCTGATGGCCAAGCTCGCGCCGCAGTTGCCGCCGGACTATCTGGGCGCGCTCAATGCGTTGCAGTCGCTCGGCGCCGTCGTCGTGATCTTCGCGCTCGACCGGCAGCTCGACCGGCAAGGCTACTATTGGCACAACCTGCCGAAGAGCGCCGGCTTTCCCTATCTGGCCATGTGCGAGCACACCAACTTCGTCGCAGCCAAGCACTTCGGCGGACAACACCTGATCTATTGTGGCGACTATCTGCCGACCTCTCATCCCTACTTCTCCATGACGGAAGACGAACTGCGCCACACCTTCCTGCCCTCGCTGGCGCGCTTCAACCCGCAGTTCGACCCATCGTGGATACAGGACGCTTGGGTCTTTCGCGAGCCATACGCGCAACCGGTGCCGTTCGTCAACCACTCGCGTCACATCCCGCCCGTGAAGACACCGCTGCCAGGCTTGCTCTTCGCCAGCATGAGCCAGGTATATCCGTGGGATCGCGGCACGAACTACGCCATCAAGCTCGGGCGCGAGACGGCGGCAGCTATACTCTCCACAGTAAGCGATGGGTGA
- the regX gene encoding DNA-binding response regulator — translation MTEASHHILVVEDDRAIARGLEFALKQEGFAVTVVETGEAALEAVRKQAIHLILLDARLPGMSGFDVCRQLRAEGKRQPILMVTARDEEVDKVLGLELGADDYIVKPFSLRELISRVRAALRRTYGELAASDANAQEIIFGNVKVDMARLVVERDGKTIPLTPTEFKLLRHLVTHPRRPFSRSALIEAVWGYDSSIGDDRTVDVHIRHLREKLENDPARPRWLVTMRGVGYKFEP, via the coding sequence ATGACCGAAGCATCCCACCACATCCTCGTCGTCGAGGACGACCGCGCCATCGCGCGTGGGCTGGAGTTTGCTCTCAAGCAGGAGGGCTTCGCCGTCACCGTGGTCGAGACTGGCGAGGCAGCGCTCGAAGCCGTGCGCAAACAGGCCATCCACCTGATCTTGCTCGACGCGCGATTGCCGGGCATGAGCGGGTTCGACGTGTGCCGGCAACTGCGCGCCGAGGGCAAACGCCAGCCCATCCTCATGGTCACCGCGCGCGACGAGGAGGTAGACAAAGTGCTCGGCCTAGAGTTAGGGGCCGACGACTACATCGTCAAGCCGTTCAGCCTGCGCGAGTTGATCTCGCGCGTGCGCGCTGCCCTGCGCCGGACCTATGGCGAACTGGCTGCCAGCGATGCCAATGCTCAAGAGATCATCTTCGGCAACGTCAAGGTGGACATGGCGCGCCTGGTCGTGGAGCGCGACGGCAAGACCATCCCCCTCACGCCGACCGAGTTCAAGCTGCTGCGCCACTTGGTCACCCATCCGCGCCGGCCCTTCAGCCGCAGCGCGCTGATCGAAGCGGTGTGGGGCTACGACAGCAGCATCGGCGACGACCGCACCGTGGACGTGCACATCCGCCACCTGCGCGAGAAGCTGGAGAACGACCCCGCCCGGCCGCGTTGGCTGGTGACGATGCGCGGCGTCGGCTACAAGTTCGAGCCGTGA
- the tri1 gene encoding tricorn protease, protein MAPGYYRFPTIFKDTVVFVCEDDLWVVSVEGGIPRRLTAAPDEESSPRFSPDGQWLAFTGQDEGGKEVYVMPALGGAPQRLTYVGGDCDVVGWTRDGRVIFASAANQPFSSITFLYTVAPNDLAQPQRIPCGPARAIAYGPRGGAVIGRNTGDPARWKRYRGGMAGRLWIDVRGDGGWKPLIELDSNLASPMWLDDNRIYFISDYEGVGNLYSCTPNGKQLRRHTAHRDFYVRNATTDGQRIVYHAGADLYVFDPVTGHSRIIPIEWRSPQTQRQRKFSYAGVSLDGFAISPKGDKLAITTRGKLYTFYNHEGAVMQHGATDGVRYRLPVWTSDETVLAITDEGGEETWQSFTFQGDAPSERAPILDTGRITAIKVNPVKGQIAFTNHRYELIVYDHESETLTVVDRGVSRPIQGFDWSPDGEWLAYDCSISLRRTAIKLWRSATGQVTQITDPVLADVKPAFDPAGKYLFFLSSRVFSPVYDNLQFELSFPRGMIPCLITLQRDMPSPFIPLPPKEKDEDDEAGNQSKEDRKEKPSDGDKGKEKPKLVIDLDGIQKRVLAFPVREGLYRKIAGASDGKRVFYTSYTPESVSNDAFDDAREPPSRLKCYDLESRKEEDIAESVRDFALSANGQWLVYSTGARLRVLKVGAQPTNDGPSRKTGWIDLGRVNVSVNPAAEWRQMFREAWRLQRDQFWTPDMSQVDWKAVYEAYLPLVERVSSRSEFSDLMWEMQGELGTSHCYEYGGDYRHNPRSVSLGRLGAEFEWDDAAGVWRIVRIAQGDTWFPKDDSPLNAPGVDVRPGDHLLAINGVKLMRKISPNMLLVNQAGVDVALTVSTQNQEPRTESQAGRGESGVQGETATQPTPYSPLPNSRVIIVKTLYDDRRAWYRDWVERNRRRVHEATGGRAGYVHIPDMMPRGFAEFHRGFLAELERDALIVDVRYNSGGHVSQLILEKLARKRIGYDVARWAQTPIPYPEESVLGPLVAIANEYAGSDGDVFAHGFKALKLGPLIGMRTWGGVIGISPQHTLTDGTITTQPEFALWFHDVDWRLENYGAEPDIVVDNTPQDWVNSRDAQLERAIAEILRLLEANPPRLPTFDARPIRAAPRLR, encoded by the coding sequence ATGGCGCCTGGCTACTATCGCTTCCCCACCATCTTCAAAGACACCGTTGTGTTCGTGTGTGAAGACGATTTGTGGGTCGTCTCGGTCGAGGGCGGCATCCCGCGCCGGCTTACCGCCGCGCCGGATGAAGAGTCGTCGCCGCGCTTCTCGCCCGACGGCCAATGGCTGGCCTTCACCGGCCAGGACGAAGGAGGCAAAGAGGTCTACGTCATGCCCGCGCTGGGCGGCGCGCCGCAGCGCCTGACCTACGTTGGCGGCGACTGCGACGTGGTGGGCTGGACGCGCGACGGTCGTGTGATCTTCGCCAGCGCTGCCAATCAACCCTTCAGCAGCATCACCTTCCTTTACACCGTCGCCCCGAACGATCTTGCACAACCACAGCGCATCCCGTGCGGGCCGGCCCGGGCAATCGCCTACGGACCGCGTGGTGGCGCAGTGATCGGGCGCAACACCGGCGATCCCGCCCGCTGGAAGCGCTATCGCGGTGGCATGGCCGGACGCTTGTGGATAGACGTGCGCGGCGACGGCGGTTGGAAGCCGCTGATCGAGTTGGACAGCAACCTGGCCTCGCCGATGTGGCTGGACGACAACCGCATCTACTTCATTAGCGATTACGAAGGCGTGGGCAACCTATATTCTTGCACGCCGAACGGCAAGCAACTGCGCCGGCACACCGCGCATCGCGACTTCTACGTGCGCAACGCTACTACCGATGGCCAACGCATCGTCTACCACGCCGGCGCCGACCTATACGTGTTCGATCCGGTGACGGGTCACTCGCGGATCATCCCCATCGAGTGGCGATCGCCACAAACGCAGCGCCAGCGCAAGTTCTCCTACGCCGGCGTCAGCCTCGATGGCTTCGCCATCAGCCCCAAGGGCGACAAGCTGGCCATCACCACGCGCGGCAAACTCTATACCTTCTACAACCACGAAGGCGCGGTGATGCAACACGGCGCAACCGACGGCGTGCGCTATCGCCTGCCCGTCTGGACGAGCGACGAGACCGTGCTGGCGATCACCGACGAAGGCGGCGAAGAGACGTGGCAAAGCTTCACCTTCCAGGGCGACGCGCCGAGCGAGCGCGCGCCGATCCTGGACACCGGTCGCATCACGGCCATCAAAGTCAATCCGGTGAAGGGCCAAATCGCGTTCACCAACCACCGCTACGAGCTGATCGTCTACGACCACGAGAGCGAAACGCTCACCGTTGTGGATCGCGGGGTCAGCAGGCCGATTCAAGGCTTCGACTGGTCGCCCGACGGCGAATGGCTGGCCTACGACTGTTCGATCTCGCTGCGACGCACGGCCATCAAGCTGTGGCGCAGCGCGACCGGCCAGGTCACGCAGATCACCGATCCGGTGCTGGCCGACGTGAAACCTGCCTTCGATCCCGCCGGCAAATATCTGTTCTTTCTGTCCTCACGCGTCTTCTCGCCGGTATACGACAACCTGCAGTTCGAGCTGAGCTTCCCGCGCGGCATGATTCCGTGCTTGATCACCCTGCAGAGGGACATGCCTTCACCTTTCATTCCCTTGCCGCCGAAGGAGAAGGACGAGGACGACGAAGCGGGCAACCAGAGCAAGGAGGATCGCAAAGAGAAACCATCCGACGGCGACAAAGGCAAAGAGAAGCCCAAGCTGGTGATTGACCTGGACGGCATCCAGAAGCGCGTGCTGGCCTTCCCGGTGCGCGAAGGTCTATATCGCAAAATCGCCGGCGCGAGCGATGGCAAGCGCGTCTTCTACACCAGCTACACACCGGAATCGGTGTCGAACGACGCTTTCGACGACGCGCGCGAGCCGCCCTCTCGGCTCAAGTGCTACGACCTAGAGTCGCGCAAGGAAGAAGACATCGCCGAAAGCGTACGCGATTTCGCTCTTTCGGCCAACGGCCAGTGGCTGGTCTATTCGACCGGCGCGCGGCTGCGTGTGCTCAAGGTCGGCGCGCAACCGACCAACGACGGCCCATCCCGCAAGACCGGCTGGATTGACCTCGGGCGCGTCAACGTCAGCGTGAATCCGGCCGCGGAGTGGCGGCAGATGTTCCGCGAGGCGTGGCGGCTGCAACGCGATCAATTCTGGACGCCCGACATGTCGCAAGTGGACTGGAAGGCCGTCTACGAGGCCTACTTGCCGTTGGTCGAACGGGTGAGCAGCCGCAGCGAATTCAGCGACCTGATGTGGGAGATGCAGGGCGAACTGGGCACATCGCACTGCTACGAATACGGCGGCGACTATCGCCACAACCCGCGTTCGGTCTCCCTGGGCCGCCTGGGCGCCGAGTTCGAATGGGACGACGCGGCGGGCGTCTGGCGCATCGTCCGCATCGCGCAGGGCGACACATGGTTCCCGAAGGACGACTCGCCGCTGAACGCGCCCGGCGTGGACGTGCGCCCGGGCGATCACTTGTTGGCCATCAACGGCGTCAAGCTCATGCGCAAGATCTCGCCGAACATGCTGCTGGTCAATCAGGCCGGCGTGGATGTGGCGCTGACGGTGAGTACGCAGAACCAAGAACCGAGAACCGAGAGCCAAGCAGGAAGGGGGGAGTCGGGAGTCCAAGGTGAAACCGCAACACAACCTACTCCCTATTCCCCACTCCCGAACTCCAGAGTCATCATCGTCAAAACGCTGTATGACGACCGGCGCGCCTGGTATCGCGATTGGGTGGAGCGCAATCGGCGGCGCGTACACGAGGCGACCGGCGGGCGCGCCGGCTACGTTCACATCCCCGACATGATGCCGCGCGGCTTCGCCGAATTTCATCGCGGTTTCTTGGCCGAGCTGGAGCGCGACGCGCTGATCGTGGACGTGCGCTACAACAGCGGCGGCCATGTCTCGCAGCTCATCTTGGAGAAGCTGGCCCGCAAGCGCATCGGCTACGACGTGGCGCGCTGGGCGCAGACGCCCATCCCCTATCCCGAGGAATCGGTGCTCGGCCCGCTGGTCGCCATCGCCAACGAATACGCCGGCAGCGACGGGGACGTGTTCGCACATGGCTTCAAGGCGCTCAAGCTCGGCCCGCTGATCGGCATGCGCACTTGGGGCGGGGTGATCGGCATCTCGCCGCAGCACACGCTGACCGACGGCACGATCACCACGCAGCCGGAGTTTGCCCTGTGGTTCCACGACGTGGATTGGCGGCTGGAGAACTACGGTGCCGAGCCGGACATCGTGGTGGACAACACGCCGCAGGACTGGGTGAACAGCCGCGATGCGCAGCTCGAGCGCGCCATCGCCGAGATTCTGCGCTTGCTGGAAGCCAACCCGCCGCGCCTGCCGACGTTCGACGCGCGACCCATTCGCGCCGCACCCCGGCTTCGTTAA